The Oncorhynchus tshawytscha isolate Ot180627B linkage group LG08, Otsh_v2.0, whole genome shotgun sequence genome window below encodes:
- the LOC112256096 gene encoding SLC35A4 upstream open reading frame protein yields MADDKDPFKQMKDLNQLKNQLEEIQKRVESEFAEGIPQGGSVLASPFLKGFLAGYMVAKLRSSALIGVLLGTFTGIYAAQNYQVPNIESTLKDYMSLFRKGPK; encoded by the exons ATGGCGGATGACAAG GATCCTTTCAAACAGATGAAGGATCTCAACCAGCTCAAGAATCAGCTGGAAGAGATCCAGAAACGTGTGGAGAGTGAATTTGCAGAAGGAATCCCGCAG GGGGGCTCTGTGCTGGCATCTCCCTTCCTGAAGGGCTTCCTGGCTGGCTATATGGTGGCCAAGCTCCGCTCCTCAGCTCTCATAGGAGTGCTACTGGGAACATTCACAGGCATCTACGCTGCACAGAACTATCAGGTTCCCAACATCGAAAGCACCCTGAAAGACTATATGAGTTTGTTTAGAAAAGGACCCAAGTAA
- the LOC112256094 gene encoding HLA class II histocompatibility antigen gamma chain, which produces MEEQQQQRHDDALLERAGSQDVILPITTNNTRASNSHAFKVAGLTVLACLLLAGQALTAYLVFNQRDQIHGMQKSNDNMRKQLRNRPPAVAPVKMQTPMLNMARLIDFTDEDVKTPMTNLEATAVAIVSLEEQVKNLLQNPQLPQFNETFLANLQSLKKQVEETEWEGFETWARYWLLFQMAQEKPPVLPTPQPVPHQRRASYPRMMQMKEYKNE; this is translated from the exons ATggaggagcaacagcagcagagacacGATGATGCGCTCCTGGAGCGCGCAGGGAGCCAGGACGTTATCCTCCCAATAACAACCAACAACACAAG GGCCTCTAACAGCCATGCTTTTAAGGTAGCAGGGCTCACAGTGCTGGCGTGTCTTCTCCTAGCCGGCCAGGCCCTCACAGCCTACCTGGTCTTCAACCAGAGGGACCAGATCCATGGCATGCAGAAGAGCAACGACAACATGCGCAAGCAGCTGAGAAACAGACCACCGG CTGTGGCCCCTGTCAAGATGCAGACACCCATGCTCAACATGGCCCGGCTGATCGACTTCACCGATGAGGACGTCAAGACTCCCATGACG AACCTGGAGGCCACTGCAGTTGCAATTGTGAGCCTGGAGGAGCAAGTGAAGAATCTGCTGCAG AACCCCCAGCTGCCCCAGTTCAACGAGACGTTCCTTGCCAACCTGCAGAGCCTGAAGAAACAGGTGGAGGAGACTGAGTGGGAG GGCTTTGAGACCTGGGCGCGTTATTGGCTGCTCTTCCAGATGGCCCAGGAGAAGCCCCCTGTTCTCCCCACACCTCAGCCAG TACCCCATCAGAGGAGGGCATCTTACCCCAGGATGATGCAGATGAAGGAGTACAAGA ATGAGTAA